The following proteins come from a genomic window of Crassostrea angulata isolate pt1a10 chromosome 1, ASM2561291v2, whole genome shotgun sequence:
- the LOC128193272 gene encoding uncharacterized protein LOC128193272, whose translation MDNKMFRCLFVLVFIGELPFCIGQTEPMLHCFSCKGTTQAQLDSCIYARECRDECYLNTTTLSDGTWIKTYGCAKRPTCSSSVGPFGKRGAASTSVEYCGKEMCNIDISHFQEPPTTPCGDLSANDCHDPLALKSICADCETAEYCRKSCGLCHDHSNTWYENVVLFDYDVVHKTCSHSSTVSSAICQSISEQAYNVFGVVHNNYTINAAHSDSDYLILHQTNSYVILRFRTNGEPLTNLQLYACSTTGHGRVDVLLNNNVIEESYDKTNYAHLAWQIHKLNVNQYQNVRDYTLVIRKDALQVSYGHYWLSHVRLESVVTHHGHSG comes from the exons ATGGACAATAAAA TGTTTCGATGTCTCTTTGTACTTGTCTTTATTGGAGAACTTCCGTTTTGTATAGGACAAACAG AACCTATGCTTCATTGCTTTTCGTGTAAGGGAACCACACAGGCACAGCTAGATTCGTGCATTTATGCGAGAGAATGCAGGGACGAG TGTTACTTGAATACAACTACTCTCTCTGATGGAACGTGGATAAAGACATATGGATGTGCTAAG aGGCCGACCTGTAGTTCATCAGTGGGCCCCTTTGGGAAACGTGGCGCTGCATCAACGTCCGTTGAGTATTGTGGAAAAGAAATGTGCAATATAG ACATTAGTCATTTCCAAGAGCCCCCGACTACTCCGTGTGGTGATCTTTCTGCTAACGACTGTCACGACCCTCTCGCTTTGAAGTCAATCTGTGCAGACTGCGAGACGGCCGAGTACTGCCGAAAATCATGTGGACTATGCCACG atcaCTCGAATACTTGGTATGAGAACGTTGTGTTGTTTGACTATGACGTAGTTCACAAAACGTGTAGTCACAGTTCAACAGTCAGCTCGGCCATATGCCAAAGCATAAGTGAACAGGCTTACAATGTGTTTGGAGTGGTACACAACAACTACACCATTAATGCGGCACATTCAGATAGTGACTACCTTATTCTCCATCAAACGAACAGTTACGTAATCTTAAGGTTTAGGACCAACGGAGAGCCTCTCACAAATCTACAACTCTACGCTTGTTCTACCACTGGTCATGGCCGAGTAGATGTATTACTAAACAACAACGTCATTGAAGAGTCTTATGATAAAACAAATTACGCTCACCTGGCTTGGCAAATTCATAAACTGAATGTAAATCAGTATCAGAACGTCAGAGATTACACTCTGGTAATACGGAAAGATGCGCTTCAAGTCAGCTACGGCCATTACTGGTTGAGTCATGTTCGATTGGAAAGCGTGGTGACTCATCATGGTCATAGCGGTTAA